CTCAAGCGGGCGCCGTGGGGCGATCCCGGCTTCTCGTCGATGGTCTTCTCGGTGGTCGGATTCGGCTTCCTGGGCGGCATCACCGGCGTCATATACGGCACCGAGCAGCTCAACATCATCGTTCACAACACGTTGCGGGTACCGGGGCATTTCCATGCCACGGTGGTCATCGGCACCACGATGGCGTTCATGGGCATCACCTACTATGTGTTGCCGCTGATTTTCCGCCGCGAAGTGATGTTCCCGGGCATAGCGAAGCTGCAGCCGTACGTATTCGGCATCGGCATGTTTGTCTTCTCGACCGCGATGATGTTCGTGGGCGGGTTCGGCATTCCGCGCCGCATTTGGGATATCACCGGAGCGGAAGCGCCGTTCCCGGTCGCGTATGGTCCGACGGCTGACTTGGCCTTGGCGGTCATGGCGGTTGGCGGGTTGTTGGCCATTGTTGGCGGCGGCATGTACATTCTGGTTGCGGTCGCCACGGTGGCGATCGGCAAAAAGATCAATCGTTGAGGTGAAGCATGAGTGTTAAAGAAGAGCACAGGCCGTTAGGCACGAACGCGTTGATCTATTTCTTCTTCGCGTGTCTCGTCGCTTTCTACGTCCTGAACTGGAAAGAACTTATTGGCGTTTGGAATGTCGGTTGAGCGATTTCGCACAACCGCGGGGGGCGGAGGGCCATCGGCAAGTTCCTTTTGCCGCGCTGTTCCCCCCCCTTTTTTTCGCGGTGTTGCTGGCGGGGGTTATATCCCCGCCGGCATTCGCCGCTCCGGCCGCGGTGGACCGCTCCGAGCGCGCCATTGGCCGCATTCTCAAAAACTATCCGCTGATTGACGAGCGGGGATTCCCCATCCCGCTCTATGGGTTCCGCGGCAAATCGGTGCTGTTAACCTTTTTTTTCGCCGATTGTCCCGAAGCCTGTCCCCTGATCGCCCATTCGGTGCAAGACATTTTGACCAAGCTTCCGCCCGCCCTGCGGGATAAGACCGCGACGCTTTTCGTGACGTTGACGCCGGAGATCGACACGGCCAAGCGGCGGAGCGAATACGCCGCGGATTTCGCCGTGCCGGGCGCGCAGTGGCGCTTCGTGGCGCTCAGCCCATCCGTGCTGGCGCAACTGGCGGACGACGTTGGATTTGATTACCAAAAGGGCAGCTCCGCCCCGGAACATATGAACCGGCTTACGTTGATCGGCCCCACGGGAAAGGTCGAGCGGCACTTTTACGGAACCACGTTCGATGCAGCCGCCGTGACGGGGGCCGTGGCCGCGGTGGCGGAGGGCCGGACGCTCGGCGGGACGATCTCGATAATGTTCGACAAGCTGATGCTCTACTGTTCCACCTATGATCCGGCCAAGGACGCCTACCGTCCGAATGTCCTTTTTCTCATTGTGACCGCCATTCAATCGGCGTTGGCTCTCGCCACCGCCGCCTATTTCATTTTTTATCTCACCCGTCAATCGAGGCACTAAAATCATGGCAACCCAGGAACCTCTCGAACGCGAAATCCGCGCTTCCGCGGACCCTTACCAATTACCGGCCATCCTCCGTCCCGGCCACATGCTGTTGCGGTCGGCCGGGCGGTTATTCGACCGGCTTTTCGACCACCCGTACAATCCGATGCACCAGTTGGGCGGGCTTCTCTGGTTTTTCTTCTGGATGTTGGTGATCACCGGCGCGTATCTGTACCTTTTTTACGAAATGACCCCGGCCGGAGCCTATCGCACGGTGCGGGAAATAACCGAGGGGCAGCGGTGGCTCGGCGGCATTATCCGTTCGCTGCACCGCTACGCGTCGGGAGGGTTGATGCTGGTTACCGCCGCGCATATGTACCACGTTTTTTTCTCCGGCCGTGTGCGGCGTTACCGCTGGCTGGCGTGGATAACCGGGTTGGTGGTTTTGCCGCTCATCTGGTTCGAGGGAGCCACCGGCTATGTGATGGTCTGGGACGACCGGGGGTTGATGGCGGCCCTCGAGTTCGCCAAATGGTTCGACGTGTTGCCGCTGGCGGTGGAGCCGTTTGGGCGCAACTTCGTCCCCGGCGGGTCGATGAACCAGCTCTTCTTTTTCCTGCTTTCGTACCTCCACCTTGTCATTCCCTGCGGCCTGATAATCATTCTATGGGTGCATAATTTGCGGCAGTCCCGGCCGCGCGTTTGGCCGTACGCCCCGCTTGCATGGGCGGTAACCATCGCGTTGCTGCTGCTGTCGGTTTTTGTCCCGGCGCTCAGCGGCGCCCCCGCCGACCTGCGGCACCTCACCGGCACGGTGAATATCGACTGGTTTTATCTGGCGGTGTTTCCCCTTGCCAACGCATACGCCATTGCCCCGGCATGGCTTTGGACCGGCGTTGCCGCAATGTTTGGGGTGATGGCGACGTTCCCGTGGCTGATGCCGGATGAGAGTGGCACACCACGAAATGGGGAGATTGAAGAATGAAAACGCTGATACCGCCCGGCGGGTGGGTTGTTCTTGCCGTTGTTGCGGCATTTGTGGGGTTTATCACTTCGCGGCCCGCGTACAGCTTCTTTTCCGATGATAAGGCGCAGTTGGCGGTTTCTTTCAAGTACACCACTCCCCGGCTGCACCCATGCGCCGATGAGGAATTAAAGACCTATCTGGCCGGCCGGGGCGACCGGCCCCGCCATATGCAAAACGCCAAGGCCGAATGCGGCAGCCGGGAACGCTTTCCGCTGGCGCTGCGGATCACGGTGGATGGCAAGGTGTTAACGCAAAAAGAGGTGCCAGCCTCCGGTTGGCGGCACGACACCTCCATTTTTGTGCTGGAACAGCACATGGTCGGAGCGGGGCGTCACGCCGTGACGGTTGAAATGGGGGAAAAAGGGGCCGCTGGCGGATATTCCCACAGCATTTCGCGGGAGATCGATTTCGGGCCGCGCGACATCGTGGCGATCGATTTCAAGAAGCCGGAGTTCAGGATTTTCGCCGACTAGGCTCCACCGGGCGAGGCGGCGGGGGGTTATGCCCCCGTCCGCATCCGGTAGGCCTGAAGCGTATTGTACATCAGCATGGCGATGGTCATCGGCCCGACCCCGCCCGGAACCGGCGTGATGCAGCCGGCCACTTTCTTGACCCCTTCGAAATCGACGTCCCCCACGATTTTTTTGTCCGGCATGCGGTTGATGCCGACGTCGATCACCGCCGCGCCCGGTTTCACCATGTCGGCGGTGACGAAGTTCGGCTTGCCGATGGCGGCGATGATCACGTCGGCGCTTTTCACGATGTCATGCAGGTGCCTGGTGCGGCTGTGGCAGATGGTGACGGTGCAGTTTTCATGCAGCAGCAGGGTTGCCACCGGCTTTCCCACGATGTTGCTGCGGCCGATAACCACCGCCTTGGCGCCGTTGAGGTCCACGCCGGCCCGCTTGAGCAGCTCGATGCAGCCGGCGGGGGTGCAGGGGCGCAGGCCGGGGGTGTTCGACACCAGCCGCCCCACGTTCACCGGGTGAAACCCGTCCACGTCTTTCATCGGGTCTATTTTTTCCAGGATGACCTGTTCGCGGATATGTTTCGGCAGCGGCAGCTGCACCAGTATGCCGTCGACGCCGGGATCGTGGTTAAGCATGTTGATAAGCTCAACCAGCGCGGCCTCGCTCACGGTTTCATCCAGCAGGTGTTCGGCGCTGGCGAAGCCGAGCGCGTGGCAGGCTTTTTTCTTGCTGTTCACGTATACCTGCGATGCCGGGTCTTTTCCCGCCAGCACCACCGTGAGCGCGGGGGGGCGCCGCCCCGCCGCGACGATTTCGTCCACCGCCGCCTTCACTTCGTCCCGGATGGATTGGGCGATGGCTTTCCCGTCGATCAGCTTTGCTTTCATTGTGTCTTCCCGGATGTTAGAGGGGTTGTCCCATGGTGAAATCGTCGAATTCCAGCCGCCGCCGGCTCATGCGGCACCGCTCGGCGCGGATGATGTATTCCAGTTCATTTTGCGCGTCTTCCAGCGTGTCGTTGATGACCAGATAGTCGTAGTGCGAGCTTTCGGAAATCTCCGCCCAGGCCGTGTCCAGCCTGCCCTGCACGGTTTCGGCGGTTTCGGTGCCGCGTTCGAGGAGGCGGCGGCGCAGCTCTTCAATGCTGGGGGGCATGACGAAAATGAACACCCCGTCCAGCTTCCGTTCGCGCAGCTTGACGGCGCCCTGCACGTCGATCACCAGCAGCAGGTCGGTCCGCCGTTCCTGCGCCTCGTCCACCGCGTCCCATGTGGTGCCGTAGTATTTGCCGTGTACCTCGGCCCACTCTATGAATTTGTCCTCGGCGATCATTTCCTTGAAGCGCGCCGCGTTGGTGAACCGGTAGTGGACGCCGTCGATCTCGCCGGGGCGTTTCGGGCGGGTGGTGCATGATACCGATTGTTGCACGCCGGGGATGTTTTCCGCCGCCCACTTGGCCAGCGTGGATTTTCCCGCGCCGGAAGGGGCGGAAAGGATGAAGAGTATCCCCCGTCCGTTGACCGCGCCCTTGTTGTCCATGGCTCCCTTATTCTATGTTCGCCGCCTGTTCGCGGATTTTTTCGATGTTGCTTTTTATTTCCACCACTTCGCGGCTGATGTCGATGAGGGTGCTTTTGGCGCTCATGGTGTTCGCCTCGCGGTTGAGCTCCTGGAGCATGAATTCCACCTTGCGCCCCACCGGCCCGCCCGCCTTGATGAGCTGGCGCATCTGGACGATGTGGCTGCCCAGGCGGATCGCCTCTTCGGAGATGTCGGAGCGTTCGGCCACAATGGCCGCCTCGATGAGTATCCGCTGCGGGTCGGCCTCGGCCCCCTTGACGATTTCCTCGATTTTGGCCTTCAGCCTGGCCAGTATCTCCCCCTCCTGCGATTTGCGGAGTTCCATCACGCGCGCGGCGCTTGTTTCTATCAGCGCCAGCTTGTCCAGCAGGTCTTTTTCAAGCGTGGACCCTTCGGCGGCGCGCATCGCCGCCAGCGCGTCGATGGCCTTGGCCAGCGCGCCGGCTATCAGCCGCCAGCGTCCTTCCACGTCGGCGGCCTCCTCTTCGCATTTGAAAATGTCTTTCAGCGAAA
The sequence above is drawn from the Nitrospinota bacterium genome and encodes:
- the folD gene encoding bifunctional methylenetetrahydrofolate dehydrogenase/methenyltetrahydrofolate cyclohydrolase FolD; the protein is MKAKLIDGKAIAQSIRDEVKAAVDEIVAAGRRPPALTVVLAGKDPASQVYVNSKKKACHALGFASAEHLLDETVSEAALVELINMLNHDPGVDGILVQLPLPKHIREQVILEKIDPMKDVDGFHPVNVGRLVSNTPGLRPCTPAGCIELLKRAGVDLNGAKAVVIGRSNIVGKPVATLLLHENCTVTICHSRTRHLHDIVKSADVIIAAIGKPNFVTADMVKPGAAVIDVGINRMPDKKIVGDVDFEGVKKVAGCITPVPGGVGPMTIAMLMYNTLQAYRMRTGA
- the gmk gene encoding guanylate kinase, translating into MDNKGAVNGRGILFILSAPSGAGKSTLAKWAAENIPGVQQSVSCTTRPKRPGEIDGVHYRFTNAARFKEMIAEDKFIEWAEVHGKYYGTTWDAVDEAQERRTDLLLVIDVQGAVKLRERKLDGVFIFVMPPSIEELRRRLLERGTETAETVQGRLDTAWAEISESSHYDYLVINDTLEDAQNELEYIIRAERCRMSRRRLEFDDFTMGQPL
- a CDS encoding YicC family protein; this translates as MIRSMTGFARAEAAEGTKKCTVEIRTVNHRFLEFNIRTPAKDYELEKRIKDAFGGKVTRGYVDVTVTVGNGSEVKKKLVLDEDMALQFIAAAKILKDKHGVAGQPDLGAILSLKDIFKCEEEAADVEGRWRLIAGALAKAIDALAAMRAAEGSTLEKDLLDKLALIETSAARVMELRKSQEGEILARLKAKIEEIVKGAEADPQRILIEAAIVAERSDISEEAIRLGSHIVQMRQLIKAGGPVGRKVEFMLQELNREANTMSAKSTLIDISREVVEIKSNIEKIREQAANIE
- a CDS encoding cytochrome b N-terminal domain-containing protein, which produces MLLRSAGRLFDRLFDHPYNPMHQLGGLLWFFFWMLVITGAYLYLFYEMTPAGAYRTVREITEGQRWLGGIIRSLHRYASGGLMLVTAAHMYHVFFSGRVRRYRWLAWITGLVVLPLIWFEGATGYVMVWDDRGLMAALEFAKWFDVLPLAVEPFGRNFVPGGSMNQLFFFLLSYLHLVIPCGLIIILWVHNLRQSRPRVWPYAPLAWAVTIALLLLSVFVPALSGAPADLRHLTGTVNIDWFYLAVFPLANAYAIAPAWLWTGVAAMFGVMATFPWLMPDESGTPRNGEIEE
- a CDS encoding SCO family protein — encoded protein: MSDFAQPRGAEGHRQVPFAALFPPLFFAVLLAGVISPPAFAAPAAVDRSERAIGRILKNYPLIDERGFPIPLYGFRGKSVLLTFFFADCPEACPLIAHSVQDILTKLPPALRDKTATLFVTLTPEIDTAKRRSEYAADFAVPGAQWRFVALSPSVLAQLADDVGFDYQKGSSAPEHMNRLTLIGPTGKVERHFYGTTFDAAAVTGAVAAVAEGRTLGGTISIMFDKLMLYCSTYDPAKDAYRPNVLFLIVTAIQSALALATAAYFIFYLTRQSRH